One Edaphobacter lichenicola DNA window includes the following coding sequences:
- a CDS encoding orotate phosphoribosyltransferase — translation MPTNNRTTLLNLIATHSFKLGDFTLASGQKSDYYIDCRITTLHAEGGRLSGLVLYDLIREQIPNPEKIEAVGGLTMGADPLVSNTASASAWALADYNEIAELSDVLELDPDQRSDEGPAPTLLHGFLVRKAEKAHGTGRRIEGFLKPGAHVVIVDDVCTTGGSTITAIEATREAGMHVAGVLCLVDREQGGRANIEAAIPGVPFLSVFTASDVRAAHIALERKK, via the coding sequence ATGCCAACCAACAACCGCACGACCCTCCTCAACCTCATCGCCACTCACTCCTTCAAGCTAGGCGACTTCACCCTCGCCAGCGGCCAGAAGTCGGACTACTACATCGACTGCCGCATCACCACCCTCCACGCCGAAGGCGGACGCCTCTCCGGCCTCGTCCTCTACGACCTCATCCGCGAACAAATCCCCAACCCCGAAAAAATCGAAGCCGTAGGCGGCCTCACCATGGGAGCCGACCCGCTCGTCTCCAACACCGCCAGCGCCAGCGCCTGGGCCCTCGCCGACTACAACGAGATCGCCGAACTCTCCGACGTGCTCGAACTCGACCCCGACCAACGCAGCGACGAAGGCCCCGCACCCACCCTCCTCCACGGCTTCCTCGTCCGCAAAGCCGAAAAGGCTCACGGCACCGGCCGCCGCATCGAAGGCTTCCTCAAACCCGGCGCCCACGTCGTCATCGTCGACGACGTCTGCACCACCGGCGGCTCCACCATCACCGCCATCGAAGCCACCCGCGAAGCCGGCATGCACGTAGCCGGAGTCCTCTGCCTGGTAGACCGCGAACAAGGCGGCCGCGCCAACATCGAAGCCGCCATCCCCGGCGTCCCCTTCCTCTCCGTCTTCACCGCCTCCGACGTCCGCGCTGCACACATCGCCCTCGAAAGGAAGAAATGA
- a CDS encoding CPBP family intramembrane glutamic endopeptidase gives MSDLTPNPAIPATRPKTAGDHSATAGHHSTTAGCPIFAAAKVDMVRSTTAFFSLGIPSQRSQSDAPVRPILPERPILPELSLLPEGEAILQPPMDNTPNDAPEDAPHRIPNLGHALLFLAIAGLFLFLTQLLLLGLTHAPAIGGKLSAASIPPKLLIASEAITYLATLALSWFVFPLLWKRPFASGIDANPDAARRNAFRLIPLGLTLSFAVQAISSVIAIPKDIPIDDFFRTPSDVWLVTLFGILLAPLFEEVLFRGFLLPAVAIAYDWLSLPRTPAARELWHSNNKISTPALVFSAVFTSILFAALHGQQTAFTWPVLLLLFCVSLILSAVRIRLRSVLASTLIHASYNFTIFLTAFIATGGYRHLEKLSH, from the coding sequence ATGAGCGACCTAACCCCGAACCCCGCCATCCCCGCAACTCGTCCCAAAACCGCCGGGGATCATTCCGCAACCGCCGGGCATCACTCCACAACCGCCGGGTGCCCCATCTTCGCCGCTGCTAAGGTGGACATGGTGCGAAGCACGACCGCCTTTTTCTCCCTCGGAATCCCCTCACAGCGAAGCCAGTCCGACGCCCCCGTGCGCCCGATACTTCCCGAACGCCCCATACTCCCCGAACTCTCCCTCCTTCCCGAAGGCGAGGCCATCCTCCAGCCTCCCATGGACAACACCCCCAACGACGCCCCCGAAGACGCGCCTCACCGCATCCCCAACCTCGGCCACGCCCTCCTCTTCCTCGCCATCGCCGGCCTCTTCCTCTTCCTCACCCAGCTTCTCCTCCTCGGCCTCACCCACGCTCCCGCGATCGGAGGCAAACTATCCGCCGCCTCCATCCCCCCCAAGCTGCTCATAGCCTCCGAGGCCATCACCTACCTCGCCACCCTCGCCCTCTCCTGGTTCGTCTTCCCCCTCCTCTGGAAGCGCCCCTTCGCCAGCGGCATCGACGCGAACCCCGACGCCGCCCGCCGCAACGCCTTCCGCCTCATCCCCCTCGGCCTCACCCTCTCCTTCGCCGTGCAGGCCATCTCGTCGGTCATCGCCATCCCCAAAGACATCCCCATCGACGACTTCTTCCGCACCCCATCCGACGTCTGGCTGGTCACCCTCTTCGGCATCCTCCTCGCACCCCTCTTCGAAGAGGTCCTCTTCCGCGGCTTCCTCCTCCCCGCCGTCGCCATCGCCTACGACTGGCTCTCGCTCCCCCGCACCCCCGCCGCCCGCGAGCTCTGGCACTCCAACAACAAGATCTCCACCCCCGCCCTGGTCTTCTCCGCCGTCTTCACCAGCATCCTCTTCGCCGCGCTCCACGGCCAGCAGACCGCCTTCACCTGGCCCGTCCTTCTGCTTCTCTTTTGCGTCTCGCTCATCCTCAGCGCCGTCCGCATCCGCCTGCGTTCTGTCCTCGCCTCCACCCTCATCCACGCCAGCTACAACTTCACCATCTTCCTCACCGCCTTCATAGCCACCGGCGGCTACCGACACCTCGAAAAGCTCTCCCACTAA
- a CDS encoding AAA family ATPase — protein MGFSFSVGNGYREPQLSRNLLKHFGVSARDIATAARQFPITSRIDVQTGLEGLLKREPQTRLTGLVSPNAHEGLTFAQMLGSSHFPVDTGPLQYDEIDVGDAEPARCLKNGLWMGREKGVPFAIMLATGGRFGVQVGVNVEIAVAAGEPGSGFSQDFFRQLEQAISEGRSYRGRVISLEAHHHPMGGGSSVKVHRLASVSREDVILPQKTLATLDRNVGGFMAARDALKSMHFQARKGLLFYGPPGTGKTHTIHYLASQLPNHTTLLVTAEQVGLIGEYFRLARFLQPSMMVIEDVDLIARDRTQMRNGGEEVLLNKLLNEMDGLREDAEVLFILTTNRPDQIEPALVSRPGRIDQAIEFPLPDEEGRAKLTKLYARDLKMSEELLELIVRRTKGVSGAFIKELMRRCAQFQMEGSGGSVLTQAAVDEALEEMLFAGGSLNRRLLGGEAVETVGTEVG, from the coding sequence ATGGGGTTCTCCTTTTCGGTTGGCAACGGGTATCGTGAGCCGCAGCTTTCCAGGAATCTATTGAAGCACTTCGGGGTCTCGGCTCGTGACATTGCGACCGCGGCACGACAGTTTCCGATTACGTCGCGGATCGATGTTCAGACCGGGCTGGAAGGGTTGCTGAAACGGGAACCGCAGACTCGATTGACTGGACTTGTCTCACCGAATGCGCATGAGGGCCTTACGTTCGCTCAAATGCTCGGCAGCTCTCACTTTCCTGTGGATACGGGGCCACTGCAGTACGACGAGATCGATGTTGGCGACGCGGAACCGGCACGATGTCTGAAAAATGGATTGTGGATGGGGCGAGAGAAGGGGGTACCCTTTGCGATCATGCTCGCCACGGGTGGGCGATTCGGCGTTCAGGTGGGTGTAAACGTCGAGATTGCTGTAGCCGCGGGCGAACCAGGCTCCGGGTTCTCGCAGGATTTCTTTCGTCAACTCGAGCAGGCGATCAGCGAGGGCCGCAGCTATCGCGGCCGCGTCATTTCGCTTGAGGCGCATCATCATCCGATGGGAGGCGGCAGTTCGGTGAAGGTGCATCGGTTGGCTAGTGTGAGCCGGGAGGATGTCATTCTTCCGCAGAAGACGCTGGCTACGCTCGATCGTAATGTTGGCGGTTTTATGGCTGCACGCGACGCGCTGAAGTCGATGCATTTTCAGGCGCGGAAGGGACTGCTGTTTTATGGACCGCCGGGAACGGGCAAGACACACACGATCCACTATCTGGCTTCGCAGTTGCCGAATCATACAACGTTGCTGGTGACGGCTGAGCAGGTGGGATTGATCGGAGAATATTTTCGTCTGGCGCGGTTCCTGCAGCCTTCCATGATGGTGATTGAGGATGTTGACCTGATCGCCCGGGATAGAACACAGATGCGAAACGGGGGCGAGGAGGTGTTGCTGAACAAGCTGCTGAATGAGATGGATGGACTGCGGGAAGATGCCGAGGTGTTGTTTATCCTGACGACCAATCGTCCCGACCAGATTGAGCCGGCACTGGTCTCGCGTCCGGGGCGTATCGATCAGGCGATTGAGTTTCCGTTACCGGACGAGGAGGGCCGTGCGAAGCTGACGAAGCTGTATGCGCGCGATCTGAAGATGTCGGAGGAGCTGCTGGAGCTGATCGTTCGGCGAACGAAGGGTGTGAGCGGCGCCTTTATCAAAGAACTGATGAGGCGTTGCGCGCAGTTTCAGATGGAAGGCTCCGGGGGGAGTGTTCTCACACAGGCTGCGGTGGATGAAGCGCTGGAAGAGATGTTGTTTGCGGGAGGATCTTTGAACCGGCGTTTGCTTGGCGGTGAAGCGGTTGAGACCGTGGGGACGGAAGTGGGTTAG
- a CDS encoding DoxX family protein, producing the protein MSTTAADQQSNQQSKALAFLRISVALLFLIFAEYKLVNTKFIWGGLAHDLGQLLNEGSYPFIRPLLKNIILPHSVLFAAVIAISELLIALSLLSGVLVRWASLGGLTMMLLFLFTSNYPGPNSPFWLFFGASLDNSVLALCFIAFLISPPHQRWTLRRPKQ; encoded by the coding sequence ATGAGCACGACAGCAGCAGATCAACAATCCAATCAACAGTCCAAAGCACTCGCCTTCCTCCGCATCTCCGTCGCTCTTCTCTTTCTCATCTTTGCCGAGTACAAACTGGTCAACACCAAATTCATCTGGGGAGGATTAGCCCACGACCTCGGTCAGCTCCTCAACGAGGGCTCCTACCCCTTCATCCGCCCCCTGCTCAAAAACATCATCCTCCCGCACTCCGTCTTGTTCGCCGCCGTCATCGCCATCTCCGAACTGTTGATTGCACTGAGCTTGCTCTCAGGAGTGCTGGTCCGCTGGGCAAGCCTCGGCGGTCTGACCATGATGCTGCTCTTCCTCTTCACTTCGAACTATCCCGGCCCCAACTCCCCCTTCTGGCTGTTCTTCGGCGCATCTCTCGACAACTCCGTCCTCGCCCTCTGCTTCATTGCTTTCCTGATCAGCCCTCCCCACCAGCGCTGGACTCTTCGCCGTCCCAAACAATAG